In Nitrosarchaeum koreense MY1, one genomic interval encodes:
- a CDS encoding HPP family protein translates to MKKNLFPVITVNPESSIFDVLLQMQTNFVKHIVVTINNIPVGIVTERDINKFLEEDKTAHAINEIPIKHVMKKNVITISEGIEDYFEQCAARMETFKIGSIVIVNDNGELAGIISRTDLVKSFAVIFGGKYLVKNFMSRNVVTCRKTDSIKFAIRIMNKNQVSRLVVTNDDGCPIGLISTNTLLTHSDYFTKGSTRSRDYLIPINAEKLTVSDLLTDELLTINEEEDLVVAANKMIKNKISGIPVVDSNNNLVGIISKTDVVRALSIVKPHEKLRSQYKELY, encoded by the coding sequence GTAATTACTGTTAATCCAGAGTCATCAATTTTTGATGTATTATTACAGATGCAAACAAATTTTGTTAAACATATAGTAGTTACCATTAACAATATACCTGTAGGAATTGTAACCGAAAGGGATATCAATAAATTTTTAGAAGAAGATAAAACTGCGCATGCAATAAATGAAATTCCAATTAAACATGTGATGAAAAAAAATGTAATTACCATATCTGAAGGAATAGAAGATTATTTTGAACAATGTGCAGCAAGAATGGAAACTTTCAAAATTGGCTCCATAGTTATTGTTAATGACAATGGAGAATTAGCTGGAATTATTTCAAGAACTGATTTAGTGAAATCTTTTGCCGTTATATTTGGTGGAAAATATTTAGTGAAAAATTTTATGAGTAGAAATGTTGTTACATGTAGAAAAACTGACTCGATTAAATTTGCAATAAGGATAATGAATAAAAATCAAGTTTCAAGATTGGTTGTAACTAATGATGATGGTTGTCCTATCGGTCTTATTAGCACTAATACATTATTAACACATAGTGATTATTTTACTAAAGGTAGTACACGTTCTCGAGATTATTTAATTCCAATAAATGCAGAAAAACTAACTGTTAGTGATTTATTAACTGATGAACTTTTAACAATTAATGAAGAAGAAGATTTAGTAGTAGCAGCTAACAAAATGATAAAAAATAAAATTAGTGGAATTCCTGTTGTAGATTCGAATAATAATCTAGTTGGAATTATTAGCAAAACTGATGTTGTAAGGGCTCTTTCTATTGTAAAACCGCATGAGAAATTAAGATCACAGTACAAGGAATTGTATTGA
- a CDS encoding APC family permease: protein MSELNRRMGLFHLTMYGVGLILGAGIYVLIGEASGFAGDAVWIAFVLGSIVALFAGLSYAELSSIFPKAAAEYIFVKNAFKNNFFAFIIGWLTVITSMITAATVALGFGGYFSEFLNIPIVISAIILIGILSIVNFVGIRESSWTNTVFTIIEATGLILIIMIGFTISDPEPVNYFESPTGFTGIIIAFVLIFFAFIGFEDMANVAEEVRNPKKVIPKAIILSVIISGLIYVLVSLAVVRVINWQDLSLSAAPLADVAERGLGIQGHIIFSGIALFAITNTVLITLVAGARMIYGMARDKSFPNFLTKIHSKTKTPWIAVITIMVVAISFSFIGDIVIIANITVFAVVITFGAINLSVIVLRYTEPDIERKFRIPINIGKFPVLPIFGLGISVYMSLQFEIEVILVGFGIIAAGSIYYIIFNKKITRQKNKN, encoded by the coding sequence ATGTCTGAATTAAATCGTCGAATGGGATTATTTCATCTAACAATGTATGGAGTAGGATTAATTCTGGGAGCTGGAATTTATGTGCTAATAGGGGAGGCATCAGGTTTTGCGGGTGATGCAGTATGGATTGCATTTGTTTTAGGATCTATTGTTGCATTATTTGCTGGACTCAGCTATGCAGAGTTATCATCAATTTTTCCAAAAGCAGCTGCAGAATATATATTTGTAAAAAATGCATTTAAAAATAATTTTTTTGCATTTATTATAGGATGGTTAACAGTGATTACCTCCATGATTACGGCAGCAACAGTTGCCTTAGGATTTGGTGGATATTTTTCAGAATTTTTGAATATTCCCATAGTAATATCTGCAATTATACTAATAGGAATACTTTCAATAGTGAATTTTGTAGGAATTAGAGAATCATCATGGACAAATACAGTTTTTACAATAATTGAAGCTACTGGATTAATTCTGATTATCATGATTGGTTTTACTATTAGTGATCCAGAACCAGTTAATTATTTTGAAAGTCCAACAGGTTTCACAGGTATTATTATTGCATTTGTATTGATTTTTTTTGCATTTATTGGATTTGAGGATATGGCAAATGTTGCAGAAGAAGTACGAAATCCCAAAAAAGTAATTCCAAAAGCAATAATTTTATCAGTTATTATAAGCGGACTCATCTATGTCTTAGTTTCATTAGCTGTGGTTAGAGTAATTAATTGGCAAGATCTTTCATTATCAGCTGCACCTTTAGCAGATGTTGCAGAAAGAGGATTAGGCATACAGGGTCACATAATATTTTCTGGTATTGCACTTTTTGCTATAACAAATACAGTATTGATTACACTGGTAGCAGGTGCAAGAATGATTTATGGTATGGCAAGAGATAAATCATTTCCAAATTTTCTGACAAAAATACATTCGAAAACTAAAACACCGTGGATAGCAGTTATTACAATTATGGTAGTTGCTATTAGTTTTTCTTTTATTGGTGACATTGTAATTATAGCAAATATTACAGTTTTTGCAGTTGTGATAACTTTTGGTGCAATAAATTTGTCTGTGATTGTACTTCGATATACAGAACCAGACATCGAACGAAAGTTTAGAATTCCTATCAATATTGGCAAGTTTCCAGTTTTACCAATTTTTGGATTAGGGATTTCTGTGTATATGTCACTTCAGTTTGAAATAGAAGTTATACTAGTAGGATTTGGAATTATAGCAGCTGGTTCAATATATTACATAATTTTTAATAAAAAAATAACAAGGCAAAAAAATAAGAATTAA
- a CDS encoding ribose-phosphate diphosphokinase has translation MTKFTVISGSSSEELAKKLAKKLDANFIKSQLRIFPDGESKITFQKKPQKNKIIVIQSTYPPVDENLIQTLSIISKANEYATEVIAVIPYMGYARQDREFLPGEVITMKVIAKLFKSVGTSRIIVVDIHSMIGLKYFNIKSKNVTAIPDLVKYFAKLKLKNPLVVSPDHGGKERAKEFAKLLKTEYITLEKQRDRKTGKVEIKSTDFDEIIGRDLILVDDMISTGGSIIKATEFLKKQKCARVFVACTHALLRNGAEKKIKNAGVTKIISTNTIPGKTSLVDVSDTIAKAII, from the coding sequence TTGACAAAATTTACTGTTATATCTGGAAGTTCATCCGAAGAATTAGCAAAAAAATTAGCAAAAAAATTAGATGCAAATTTCATAAAATCACAATTAAGGATTTTTCCAGATGGTGAAAGTAAAATTACTTTTCAAAAAAAACCTCAAAAAAATAAAATTATTGTCATACAATCAACATATCCACCTGTTGATGAGAATTTAATTCAGACACTTTCAATAATTTCAAAAGCAAATGAATATGCAACAGAAGTAATTGCAGTTATACCTTACATGGGTTATGCCCGACAAGATAGAGAATTTTTACCTGGAGAAGTGATAACAATGAAAGTAATTGCAAAGTTATTCAAAAGTGTAGGCACATCTAGAATAATTGTTGTAGATATTCACAGTATGATAGGTTTGAAATATTTTAATATAAAATCAAAAAATGTAACCGCAATTCCAGATCTAGTAAAATATTTTGCAAAACTAAAATTAAAAAATCCATTGGTAGTGTCCCCAGATCATGGTGGAAAAGAAAGAGCAAAAGAATTTGCAAAATTGTTAAAGACAGAATACATAACTCTTGAGAAACAAAGAGATCGGAAAACTGGAAAAGTAGAAATTAAATCTACAGATTTTGATGAGATTATAGGTAGAGATTTGATTTTAGTTGATGATATGATTAGTACTGGAGGAAGCATTATCAAAGCTACCGAGTTTCTTAAAAAACAAAAATGCGCACGAGTATTTGTAGCATGTACGCATGCATTACTTAGAAATGGTGCTGAAAAGAAAATTAAAAATGCAGGAGTAACTAAAATAATTAGTACAAATACAATTCCTGGAAAAACATCATTGGTTGATGTTTCAGATACAATTGCAAAGGCAATAATATAA
- a CDS encoding TRM11 family SAM-dependent methyltransferase — translation MPESFFILSKDYLEIAIDEIISIAKTYDRFAKAQIISNLVIIQSKTNWKEIANRATFVKISGQILRKMSGLFLDEENFEVLKNAKTFVCRIINLSSNNFNIPELEKAMGDMITKFSKAQVSLENPDISIYLIFTDQENFFGFSKRYEIKSRPKKIKKHPHELDWKLTRAMINLAGLKEGETVCDPFCGTGTTLLEAESMGIHAIGLDFDEKMCKISKENLDANQYNSKIIKSDFSQLTKMINEFDGIVTDLPYGTASKSSENPEELLKKFVSILPKRKKIGIMCKKGFEKKLKINPIKKYEIYRHKSLTRIILIK, via the coding sequence ATGCCTGAGAGTTTTTTTATTTTATCTAAAGATTATCTAGAAATTGCAATTGACGAAATAATTTCAATAGCAAAAACATATGATAGATTTGCCAAAGCACAAATTATATCAAATTTAGTAATAATTCAATCAAAGACAAATTGGAAGGAAATTGCAAATCGTGCAACTTTTGTAAAAATTTCGGGTCAAATACTTCGTAAAATGTCTGGTTTATTTTTAGATGAAGAAAATTTTGAAGTGTTAAAAAATGCCAAAACTTTTGTATGTAGAATTATTAATTTATCATCAAATAATTTCAACATTCCAGAATTAGAAAAGGCGATGGGAGATATGATAACTAAATTTTCAAAAGCTCAAGTTTCTCTTGAAAATCCAGATATCAGCATATATCTAATTTTTACCGATCAGGAAAATTTTTTTGGGTTTTCAAAAAGATATGAAATTAAAAGCAGACCAAAGAAAATTAAAAAACACCCACATGAATTAGACTGGAAGCTTACGAGAGCTATGATAAATTTAGCTGGATTAAAAGAGGGAGAGACTGTTTGTGATCCATTTTGTGGTACTGGAACTACATTGTTAGAAGCTGAATCGATGGGAATTCATGCAATTGGATTAGATTTTGATGAAAAAATGTGTAAAATTTCCAAAGAAAATTTAGATGCAAATCAATACAATTCAAAAATAATCAAGTCTGATTTCAGTCAATTAACTAAAATGATAAATGAATTTGATGGAATTGTTACAGATTTGCCTTATGGAACCGCTTCAAAATCATCAGAAAATCCTGAGGAATTATTGAAGAAATTTGTATCAATTTTGCCCAAGCGTAAGAAAATTGGTATTATGTGCAAGAAGGGATTTGAAAAAAAATTGAAGATAAACCCAATTAAAAAATATGAGATCTATAGGCATAAAAGCTTGACAAGAATAATTTTAATAAAATGA
- the rnz gene encoding ribonuclease Z: MKLVFLGTSAAQPTENRGLSCICLEREGEIIMFDAGEAAQISYLKSGLGWNKKMKIFVTHLHGDHCIGLLGLLQTMTMQHRTEALEIYGPSGIEEFISANIKVLNFGLSFSVIITIVEDGIVFDSKIYAIYACKANHSVTTYSYLFVEKDKPGRFDIEKAKALAIPEGKLWNQLQNGMEIKIEGRIILPEQVLGEKRPGKKIGISGDTMPTKELEKFFENCDYLVFDSTFLDETSDKAQETCHSTAKQAAMLGKNAKVENLILTHFSARYKDETRHLEEAKQIHQSVIAAKDFLEIEIK, encoded by the coding sequence ATGAAACTAGTATTTTTAGGAACTTCAGCCGCTCAACCTACTGAAAATAGAGGGTTGTCATGTATTTGTTTAGAAAGAGAAGGTGAAATTATAATGTTTGATGCAGGAGAAGCTGCACAAATTTCTTATTTAAAATCAGGTTTAGGTTGGAATAAAAAAATGAAAATTTTTGTTACACATCTTCACGGAGATCATTGTATAGGATTGTTAGGATTACTTCAGACAATGACTATGCAACATAGAACAGAGGCCTTAGAAATTTACGGACCTAGTGGAATTGAGGAATTTATATCTGCAAATATCAAAGTTCTAAATTTCGGATTATCATTTTCTGTTATTATTACAATAGTAGAAGATGGAATAGTATTTGATTCAAAAATTTATGCAATATATGCTTGTAAAGCTAATCATTCAGTTACTACTTACTCCTATCTTTTTGTAGAAAAAGATAAGCCCGGTAGATTTGATATAGAAAAAGCTAAGGCGTTAGCAATTCCAGAAGGAAAGTTGTGGAATCAATTACAAAACGGAATGGAAATTAAAATTGAAGGAAGAATTATTCTTCCAGAACAGGTATTAGGAGAAAAAAGACCAGGTAAAAAAATTGGAATTTCAGGGGATACAATGCCAACAAAAGAATTAGAAAAATTCTTTGAGAATTGCGATTATCTTGTATTTGATTCTACATTTTTAGATGAAACTTCAGATAAGGCTCAAGAAACATGTCATTCAACTGCAAAACAAGCAGCAATGTTAGGAAAAAATGCTAAAGTAGAAAATCTGATCTTAACACATTTTTCTGCAAGATATAAAGATGAAACTAGACATCTAGAAGAAGCAAAACAAATTCATCAGTCAGTTATTGCAGCAAAAGATTTCTTAGAAATTGAGATAAAATAA
- a CDS encoding SIR2 family NAD-dependent protein deacylase — protein MFELAIKKLKEAQKIVFVTGAGISQESGIPTFRGKDGLWRNYDAMKLATIDAFYENPKLVWEWYNERRKNIFSAKPNLGHKAIAELENFVKVVILTQNIDGLHQRAGSTKVLELHGSIIEIKCTVCKFKNKILTEFTNIPPLCKCGNILRPNVVWFGEPLPQDTWQEAMIHSSNCDIMIIVGTSLVVSPANTLPLYAKQNNAFLIELNPEETMMSSDMDLSVRSTSVIALPQLLSIFK, from the coding sequence ATGTTTGAACTAGCCATAAAGAAGCTAAAAGAGGCTCAAAAAATCGTATTTGTTACAGGAGCAGGAATTTCTCAAGAGAGTGGAATTCCTACATTTAGAGGAAAAGATGGATTATGGAGAAATTATGATGCAATGAAATTAGCTACAATTGATGCATTTTATGAAAATCCAAAATTAGTTTGGGAATGGTATAATGAAAGAAGGAAGAATATTTTTTCTGCAAAACCAAATTTAGGACATAAAGCAATAGCAGAATTAGAGAATTTTGTAAAAGTTGTCATATTAACTCAAAATATTGATGGGTTGCATCAAAGAGCAGGAAGTACTAAAGTGTTAGAATTACATGGAAGTATTATCGAAATAAAATGTACTGTTTGTAAATTTAAAAATAAAATTTTAACCGAGTTTACAAATATTCCACCTTTATGTAAATGTGGAAATATTTTAAGACCAAATGTAGTATGGTTTGGGGAACCGCTTCCACAAGATACATGGCAAGAAGCTATGATTCATTCAAGTAATTGTGATATTATGATAATTGTAGGTACATCATTAGTGGTATCACCTGCAAATACATTACCACTTTATGCCAAACAAAATAATGCATTTCTCATAGAATTAAATCCTGAAGAAACAATGATGTCATCTGATATGGATTTATCAGTAAGAAGTACTAGTGTTATTGCACTACCCCAATTACTATCAATTTTTAAATAA
- a CDS encoding RNA-binding domain-containing protein: MRVPSISCKIEITSSINPSEDPKKIETAILNVFPNAKLKIEKFSIISNSKDLNLLEKIYDVIHSNQSQKIYQRQLEKNLEGDITWFYLNKQAALVGTVALCEEPDESPLGPIKVTLTSSNIDSILDWLIL; encoded by the coding sequence ATGAGAGTTCCTAGTATTAGTTGTAAAATTGAAATTACTTCTTCAATAAATCCATCTGAAGATCCAAAAAAAATTGAAACTGCAATTTTAAATGTTTTTCCTAATGCAAAATTAAAAATTGAAAAATTTTCTATTATATCAAACTCAAAGGATCTTAATTTACTTGAAAAGATCTATGATGTTATTCATTCAAATCAATCACAAAAAATCTATCAACGACAACTTGAAAAAAATTTAGAAGGTGATATAACATGGTTTTATCTCAATAAACAGGCTGCATTAGTGGGAACGGTTGCTCTTTGTGAAGAACCAGATGAATCACCATTAGGCCCAATCAAAGTAACATTGACTTCATCTAATATTGATAGTATTTTGGATTGGTTAATTCTTTAA
- a CDS encoding AAA family ATPase, which produces MEKLIVCLTGMPGAGKSTIADGLKSKGYDVINMGNVVRTEAKNRNLEPTGPNLGKLMIELREKNGQGAIAELVVPQIENTKSKVVIIDGIRSNAEIEVLRKHGTVKLLAIHASTNTRFGFLKNRGRSDDPQTKENFEERDNREIGVGISNSIALSDETISNNNLTKDELIDYSFKIIESWIK; this is translated from the coding sequence TTGGAAAAACTAATTGTTTGTTTAACAGGTATGCCTGGAGCAGGTAAATCAACCATAGCTGATGGTCTCAAATCAAAAGGTTATGATGTTATAAACATGGGTAATGTAGTAAGAACTGAAGCTAAAAACAGAAATCTTGAACCAACAGGACCAAATCTCGGCAAATTAATGATTGAACTTCGAGAAAAAAATGGTCAAGGAGCAATTGCAGAATTAGTTGTACCTCAAATTGAAAATACAAAATCCAAAGTTGTAATAATTGATGGTATAAGATCTAATGCTGAAATAGAAGTTTTACGTAAACATGGAACCGTTAAACTCCTTGCTATACATGCATCAACTAATACAAGATTTGGATTTTTAAAAAATCGAGGAAGATCTGATGATCCACAAACAAAAGAAAATTTTGAAGAAAGAGATAATCGAGAAATTGGGGTTGGTATTAGTAATTCAATTGCATTATCTGATGAAACAATTTCTAATAATAATTTAACAAAAGATGAATTGATTGACTATTCCTTCAAAATTATTGAAAGTTGGATAAAATGA
- the thpR gene encoding RNA 2',3'-cyclic phosphodiesterase: protein MRVFVAIEITSDKIINSISKFQSEININAKPVELHNLHFTLQFLGEISQDVVEKIIVALKSVKFSKFMVDFKGIGVFPKLKFPRIVWIGTDEKGGKLLTELAKNVENVLLPLGFTVDKPFKPHITVFRIKNKIGDIEKELNKFKLIDFGTQEITGFKLKQSVLSSNGPVYSDLIEVKAV from the coding sequence ATGCGGGTTTTTGTAGCAATTGAAATTACTTCTGATAAAATAATTAACTCAATCTCTAAATTTCAATCTGAAATTAACATTAATGCTAAACCTGTAGAATTACATAATCTTCATTTTACATTACAATTTTTAGGGGAGATATCACAAGATGTTGTAGAGAAAATAATAGTTGCTTTAAAATCAGTTAAATTTTCTAAATTTATGGTAGATTTCAAAGGTATCGGTGTGTTTCCTAAATTAAAATTTCCAAGAATTGTATGGATTGGAACTGATGAAAAGGGAGGTAAATTATTGACAGAACTAGCAAAAAATGTTGAAAATGTACTTCTTCCATTAGGTTTTACTGTAGATAAACCGTTTAAACCTCATATCACAGTATTTAGAATTAAAAATAAGATTGGAGATATTGAAAAAGAGTTGAATAAATTCAAATTAATTGATTTTGGAACTCAAGAAATTACAGGATTTAAGCTTAAACAAAGTGTTCTTAGTTCAAATGGTCCTGTTTATTCTGATTTAATAGAGGTAAAAGCAGTATAA
- the cca gene encoding CCA tRNA nucleotidyltransferase: MKQVLSKIRKSVIISEDVKKLKKQIADEAYLLVENQIKNHPEIIGLEFGGSYAKDTWLSEEADIDIFIKFKKTISEEKFIEISKKVGFQSMKKYNPYVRYSEHPYVEAKIKKTKINVVPCYDVNSGEWKSSADRSPFHTKYMEKSLTHEMRNEVRMLKIFLKANKIYGSEIAKQGFSGYVSEVLILNFGNFENTIRSIGKIQQGQIIGKTSKVFETSISIIDPIDSNRNLAAAISNENIGKFILLCRAFENKPKLEFFTQKKLKISKNGLENVLVIKFSFKNRSPDIIWGQIKRATSSLTTQLELGGFNVLRSKAHSDNTGEACLFFLLESTKIPINYSKSGPDFFRVSDCTSFISKNITKTELMWINDDGKIIALEKRRHNEVVKFMTELLKNNLQTGIPKGLQSDFRKGVEITIGNKNLSKSIKEAVLDLISTDDSIFHTN, from the coding sequence ATGAAACAAGTACTATCTAAAATTAGAAAATCTGTAATAATATCAGAAGATGTAAAAAAATTAAAAAAACAAATTGCAGATGAAGCTTATCTATTAGTTGAAAATCAAATAAAAAATCATCCTGAAATTATAGGATTGGAATTTGGAGGATCTTATGCAAAGGATACCTGGCTCTCAGAAGAAGCAGATATTGATATTTTTATTAAATTTAAAAAAACTATTTCTGAAGAAAAATTTATAGAAATTTCAAAAAAGGTTGGATTTCAATCAATGAAAAAATATAATCCGTATGTAAGATATTCTGAACATCCGTATGTTGAGGCTAAAATTAAAAAAACAAAGATAAATGTTGTTCCATGTTATGATGTAAATTCTGGAGAATGGAAAAGTTCTGCAGATAGATCGCCTTTTCATACAAAATACATGGAAAAGTCACTTACTCATGAAATGAGAAACGAAGTAAGAATGCTCAAAATATTTCTAAAGGCAAACAAAATTTATGGTTCTGAAATTGCAAAACAAGGCTTTAGTGGATATGTATCAGAGGTTTTAATTTTAAATTTTGGTAATTTTGAAAATACAATTAGATCAATTGGAAAAATTCAACAAGGTCAGATTATTGGAAAGACATCAAAAGTATTTGAGACATCGATTTCAATTATAGATCCTATTGACAGTAATAGAAATTTGGCTGCAGCAATTTCAAATGAAAATATAGGAAAATTCATTCTTTTATGTAGAGCGTTTGAAAACAAACCTAAATTAGAATTTTTTACTCAAAAAAAATTGAAAATATCAAAAAATGGTTTGGAAAACGTACTTGTGATAAAATTTAGTTTTAAAAATCGAAGCCCAGATATAATTTGGGGGCAAATTAAGAGAGCGACTTCATCGCTTACAACTCAATTAGAATTAGGAGGTTTCAATGTTTTACGAAGTAAAGCACATTCAGATAATACGGGTGAAGCTTGTCTTTTTTTCCTTTTAGAATCAACTAAAATTCCAATAAATTATTCTAAAAGCGGTCCTGATTTCTTTAGAGTAAGTGATTGTACTAGTTTTATTTCAAAAAACATTACAAAAACTGAATTAATGTGGATTAATGATGATGGAAAAATTATTGCACTTGAGAAAAGAAGACATAATGAAGTTGTAAAATTTATGACAGAATTATTAAAAAACAATCTCCAAACAGGTATACCAAAAGGATTACAGAGTGATTTTAGGAAAGGAGTTGAAATTACTATTGGAAATAAAAATTTAAGCAAATCAATTAAAGAGGCAGTTTTAGATCTTATTTCAACGGATGACTCTATTTTTCATACCAATTAA
- a CDS encoding serine/threonine protein kinase, with protein MTLFFIPIKKLVKEPYSKILGYPKASSRQLQSRIIELEKLKIRSISFTGQTTIGSLQILGKGYVGVVVLAKKGNTVVALKIRRLDSQRSEMKSEAKLMKLVNMVNVGPKLYDVSKNFLVMEYLDGDKIGDWIQSLKGNGSSKKLKSIIRIILEDCYRLDKIGFDHGELSSISKHVIVGKLRTTLIDFESSSVNRRASNVTSITQAIFIGSGIAKKVQRIYKIPEKGKIIDVLRKYKQEPTRKSFEDILKILKL; from the coding sequence ATGACTCTATTTTTCATACCAATTAAAAAATTAGTAAAAGAACCGTATTCAAAAATTCTTGGCTATCCAAAAGCTAGCTCGCGTCAACTTCAATCAAGAATTATCGAATTAGAAAAATTAAAAATAAGATCAATATCATTTACTGGACAAACGACTATCGGTAGTTTACAAATTTTGGGCAAGGGATATGTTGGAGTGGTAGTATTAGCAAAAAAAGGAAACACCGTTGTTGCATTAAAGATTAGAAGATTAGATTCTCAAAGAAGTGAAATGAAAAGTGAAGCAAAATTAATGAAATTGGTAAATATGGTAAATGTTGGACCCAAGTTATACGATGTAAGTAAGAATTTTTTGGTAATGGAGTATCTTGATGGCGATAAAATTGGTGATTGGATACAATCTCTAAAAGGTAATGGAAGTTCTAAGAAATTAAAGTCAATAATCAGAATAATCTTAGAGGATTGTTATAGATTAGATAAAATTGGTTTTGATCATGGTGAATTAAGTAGTATTTCAAAGCATGTTATTGTTGGAAAATTACGAACAACTTTAATTGATTTTGAAAGCTCGAGTGTCAATAGACGAGCATCAAATGTAACTTCGATTACTCAAGCTATTTTTATTGGATCAGGAATTGCTAAAAAAGTTCAAAGAATCTATAAAATTCCCGAAAAGGGAAAAATTATTGATGTTTTAAGAAAATATAAGCAAGAACCAACACGAAAAAGTTTTGAGGATATTTTAAAGATATTAAAATTATGA
- a CDS encoding NAD(P)/FAD-dependent oxidoreductase, producing the protein MTSIPHILILGGGFGGLAAANEIRNNLTSSQVKITVIDKKDWFMVGFAKLWIIKGIRTFENSIGSLNQLIKKEINFLKEEIIQIDLQNKQIKTTTKTLSYDFLIIAMGAVLAPEKIPGLSENGMNLYDHNQLTEIHKKIKNMRSGNIAISIMGMPYKCPPAPFEASLLIDSMLRDAGVRESIQIHFYSPAPITLPAAGPEISKKILSLINSENIIFHDSCKIKSVEKNKLIFQNGEEANFDLLLAVPPHVAPKVIYESGLAKEGGFIPINRDCKTPFENVYAVGDVTTLTVIDTMTVPKAGVFAEGEAITVAQNIISNIQSKNGLLLFDGKGGCFLESGRDTASIIEVDMFTESKPTTKLTESTAKHLDEKLQFEKERLSKWL; encoded by the coding sequence TTGACTTCTATCCCCCATATCTTAATTCTTGGTGGAGGATTTGGAGGATTAGCTGCAGCAAATGAAATTAGAAACAACCTTACATCATCTCAAGTTAAGATAACAGTTATTGACAAAAAAGATTGGTTCATGGTAGGCTTTGCCAAACTTTGGATTATCAAAGGTATACGAACATTTGAAAATTCAATAGGATCACTAAATCAACTAATTAAAAAAGAAATAAATTTTTTAAAAGAAGAAATTATACAAATTGATCTTCAAAATAAACAAATTAAAACAACTACCAAAACTTTATCGTATGATTTTTTAATTATTGCAATGGGTGCAGTTTTAGCACCTGAAAAAATTCCAGGCCTTTCAGAAAACGGAATGAACCTTTATGATCATAATCAATTAACTGAAATTCATAAAAAAATAAAAAATATGAGATCTGGTAACATTGCAATTTCCATTATGGGAATGCCATACAAATGTCCTCCAGCACCATTTGAGGCTAGTTTACTGATTGATTCAATGCTAAGGGATGCAGGAGTTAGAGAATCAATACAAATTCATTTCTATAGTCCGGCCCCAATAACATTACCTGCAGCTGGTCCAGAAATCAGCAAAAAAATTCTCAGTTTAATAAATTCGGAGAACATTATTTTTCATGATTCATGCAAAATAAAATCTGTTGAAAAAAACAAACTGATTTTTCAAAATGGAGAAGAAGCTAATTTTGATTTACTTCTTGCTGTACCTCCACATGTTGCACCTAAAGTAATTTATGAATCCGGATTAGCCAAAGAAGGTGGGTTTATACCAATTAACAGAGACTGTAAAACTCCATTTGAAAATGTGTATGCAGTAGGTGATGTAACAACTTTAACAGTAATTGATACCATGACTGTTCCTAAAGCAGGTGTATTTGCAGAAGGAGAAGCAATTACAGTTGCACAAAACATCATATCTAATATACAAAGTAAAAACGGGCTATTGTTATTTGATGGAAAGGGAGGATGCTTCCTTGAATCTGGAAGAGATACGGCATCTATAATTGAAGTTGATATGTTTACAGAATCTAAACCAACAACAAAGTTAACAGAATCTACAGCTAAACATCTTGATGAAAAGTTACAATTTGAGAAAGAACGACTTTCAAAATGGTTATGA